One Cellulomonas sp. NS3 genomic region harbors:
- the rpsI gene encoding 30S ribosomal protein S9, producing MAETTVDIDLEGDDTPTSYTSETAAPTGRGQSITAPGQALGRRKEAIARVRLVPGTGQWKINGRTLEDYFPNKVHQQLVNSPLKLVDVEGRFDIVARITGGGVSGQAGALRLGIARALNAIDADSNRPALKKAGFLTRDARVVERKKAGLKKARKAPQYSKR from the coding sequence GTGGCCGAGACCACGGTCGACATCGACCTTGAGGGCGACGACACGCCCACCAGCTACACCTCCGAGACCGCTGCGCCCACGGGCCGCGGCCAGAGCATCACCGCTCCCGGCCAGGCCCTCGGCCGCCGCAAGGAGGCCATCGCCCGCGTGCGCCTCGTGCCCGGCACCGGGCAGTGGAAGATCAACGGCCGCACCCTCGAGGACTACTTCCCGAACAAGGTGCACCAGCAGCTCGTCAACTCGCCGCTCAAGCTCGTCGACGTCGAGGGCCGCTTCGACATCGTCGCGCGCATCACCGGCGGCGGCGTCTCGGGCCAGGCCGGCGCGCTGCGCCTCGGCATCGCCCGCGCGCTCAACGCGATCGACGCCGACTCGAACCGCCCGGCGCTCAAGAAGGCCGGCTTCCTGACGCGTGACGCGCGGGTCGTCGAGCGCAAGAAGGCGGGTCTCAAGAAGGCCCGCAAGGCGCCCCAGTACTCCAAGCGCTGA
- the coaA gene encoding type I pantothenate kinase translates to MAPSALAPSSPYVDLDRSAWARLSESTPLPLTDADVTRLRGLGDPIDLAEVDAVYRPLSRLLDLYVGATRGLHEASSTFLREDTGSTPYVIGVAGSVAVGKSTTARLLRELMARWPATPRVELLTTDGFLYPNAELERRGLMDRKGFPESYDRRALVRFLTKVKAGRAEVRAPVYDHLTYDIVPGAEVVVRRPDVLIVEGLNVLQPARPSLDGGVSNLAVSDFFDFSIYVDARTADVRQWYVDRFLSLRATAFARPESYFHRYASLSDDEAVTRAEAIWDAINAPNLERNIVPTRSRATLVLTKGPDHAVQRVRLRKL, encoded by the coding sequence GTGGCCCCCTCCGCCCTCGCGCCGTCGTCCCCGTACGTCGACCTCGACCGGTCCGCGTGGGCACGGCTGAGCGAGTCCACCCCGCTGCCGCTCACCGACGCCGACGTCACGCGGCTGCGCGGGCTCGGCGACCCGATCGACCTCGCCGAGGTGGACGCGGTCTACCGGCCCCTCTCGCGGCTGCTCGACCTGTACGTCGGCGCGACGCGCGGCCTGCACGAGGCGTCGAGCACGTTCCTGCGCGAGGACACCGGCAGCACGCCGTACGTCATCGGCGTCGCGGGGTCGGTGGCGGTCGGCAAGTCGACGACCGCGCGGCTGCTGCGCGAGCTCATGGCGCGCTGGCCCGCGACCCCGCGCGTCGAGCTCCTCACCACCGACGGGTTCCTCTACCCGAACGCCGAGCTCGAGCGCCGCGGGCTCATGGACCGCAAGGGCTTCCCGGAGTCCTACGACCGGCGCGCGCTCGTGCGGTTCCTGACCAAGGTCAAGGCCGGCCGCGCCGAGGTCCGCGCACCCGTGTACGACCACCTGACGTACGACATCGTGCCGGGCGCCGAGGTCGTGGTGCGGCGCCCGGACGTGCTCATCGTCGAGGGTCTCAACGTGCTGCAGCCGGCCCGCCCGTCGCTCGACGGGGGCGTGTCCAACCTCGCCGTGAGCGACTTCTTCGACTTCTCGATCTACGTCGACGCCCGCACCGCGGACGTCCGCCAGTGGTACGTCGACCGGTTCCTGTCGCTGCGGGCGACCGCGTTCGCCCGTCCCGAGTCGTACTTCCACCGGTACGCGTCGCTCTCGGACGACGAGGCCGTGACGCGCGCCGAGGCGATCTGGGACGCGATCAACGCCCCGAATCTCGAGCGGAACATCGTGCCGACCCGCAGCCGCGCGACGCTCGTGCTCACCAAGGGGCCGGACCACGCGGTCCAGCGCGTCCGGCTCCGCAAGCTCTGA
- a CDS encoding ABC-F family ATP-binding cassette domain-containing protein, with product MGHLDISSVSYFLPDGRPLLDEVDLRVADGAKVALVGPNGAGKTTLLRIVAGDEAPHGGAVARSGGLGVMRQMVGRIDDERSIRDLLASLAPAAVRDAATELAAAELGIMEVDDEPAQMRYATALVDWADVGGYEAEAGWDQVTDSVLSIPFDRAQHREVRTLSGGEQKRLVLEALLRGPEEVLLLDEPDNYLDVPTKRWLEQQLTASPKTVLFVSHDRELLSTTATQVATLEPTAAGSSIWVHGGSFRTYPQAREDRRSRLEELMRRWEEEHAKLKDLVFTLKNKAAFNDGLASRYQAAQTRLRKFEEAGPPQVMAREQNVRVRLRGGRTAKRAVVATGLELTGLMKPFDLEVWFGERVAVLGSNGSGKSHFLRLLATGGSDPGPEHEPAGEVDVAPVAHSGRVVLGSRVRPGWFAQNHTHPELGGRTLLEILHRGDGHRPGLGREPASKALDRYELVAAAEQAYDTLSGGQQARFQILLLELGGATLLLLDEPTDNLDLHSAEALEAGLEAFEGTVMAVTHDRWFARGFDRFLSFGADGVVVETPEPVWDAGRVQRAR from the coding sequence GTGGGACACCTCGACATCAGCTCCGTGAGCTACTTCCTGCCCGACGGCCGTCCGCTGCTCGACGAGGTCGACCTGCGCGTCGCCGACGGGGCGAAGGTCGCGCTCGTCGGGCCGAACGGCGCCGGCAAGACGACGCTGCTGCGGATCGTCGCCGGGGACGAGGCGCCGCACGGGGGAGCGGTCGCGCGCAGCGGGGGGCTCGGCGTGATGCGCCAGATGGTCGGCCGGATCGACGACGAGCGCTCGATCCGCGACCTGCTCGCGTCGCTCGCGCCGGCGGCGGTCCGCGACGCCGCCACCGAGCTCGCCGCCGCGGAGCTCGGGATCATGGAGGTCGACGACGAGCCCGCGCAGATGCGGTACGCGACGGCGCTCGTCGACTGGGCGGACGTCGGTGGCTACGAGGCCGAGGCCGGCTGGGACCAGGTGACGGACTCGGTGCTGTCGATCCCGTTCGACCGGGCGCAGCACCGTGAGGTGCGCACGCTGTCCGGCGGGGAGCAGAAGCGGCTCGTGCTCGAGGCCCTGCTGCGCGGTCCCGAGGAGGTGCTGCTGCTCGACGAGCCGGACAACTACCTCGACGTCCCGACCAAGCGCTGGCTCGAGCAGCAGCTCACGGCGTCGCCCAAGACGGTCCTGTTCGTCAGCCACGACCGCGAGCTCCTCTCGACGACGGCCACGCAGGTCGCGACGCTCGAGCCGACCGCGGCCGGCTCGAGCATCTGGGTGCACGGCGGCTCGTTCCGCACCTACCCGCAGGCGCGCGAGGACCGGCGCTCGCGGCTCGAGGAGCTCATGCGGCGCTGGGAGGAGGAGCACGCGAAGCTCAAGGACCTCGTGTTCACGCTCAAGAACAAGGCGGCGTTCAACGACGGGCTCGCGTCGCGGTACCAGGCGGCGCAGACGCGCCTCCGGAAGTTCGAGGAGGCCGGCCCGCCCCAGGTCATGGCGCGCGAGCAGAACGTGCGCGTGCGGCTGCGGGGCGGCCGGACGGCGAAGCGCGCGGTCGTCGCGACCGGGCTCGAGCTCACGGGCCTGATGAAGCCGTTCGACCTCGAGGTGTGGTTCGGGGAGCGCGTCGCGGTGCTCGGGTCGAACGGCTCGGGCAAGTCTCACTTCCTGCGGCTGCTCGCGACCGGCGGCTCCGACCCCGGCCCGGAGCACGAGCCGGCGGGCGAGGTCGACGTCGCACCCGTGGCGCACAGCGGGCGCGTCGTGCTCGGCTCGCGCGTGCGCCCCGGGTGGTTCGCGCAGAACCACACGCACCCCGAGCTCGGGGGTCGCACGCTGCTCGAGATCCTGCACCGCGGCGACGGGCACCGGCCCGGGCTCGGCCGCGAGCCCGCCAGCAAGGCGCTCGACCGCTACGAGCTGGTCGCGGCGGCGGAGCAGGCGTACGACACGCTCTCGGGCGGCCAGCAGGCGCGGTTCCAGATCCTGCTGCTCGAGCTGGGCGGCGCGACGCTCCTGCTGCTCGACGAGCCGACCGACAATCTCGACCTGCACTCCGCGGAGGCGCTCGAGGCCGGCCTCGAGGCGTTCGAGGGGACGGTCATGGCCGTGACGCACGACCGGTGGTTCGCGCGCGGCTTCGACCGGTTCCTGTCGTTCGGGGCGGACGGCGTGGTCGTGGAGACCCCGGAGCCGGTGTGGGACGCCGGTCGGGTGCAGCGCGCGCGCTGA
- a CDS encoding DUF5709 domain-containing protein yields MSEDTPATSTDPALGSEGDTNQLPGEDTLAEPDDDTMLDEGYSPPDHPRPNHFGETAWEQAHGETLSQRLDEEEPEVWEERRPGDPNVAPDGAGQLVEDDDAVAAGGTDAFAIETGSTAGTVSAEEAAIHVVDDEEIVLDQLETADAGDDTFEDEDPRLDTDLLVDDVAAGADDGTDRDVVGDLGLTEDPSSTDAPYLERDDRA; encoded by the coding sequence ATGAGTGAAGACACCCCGGCCACCAGCACCGACCCGGCCCTCGGCTCCGAGGGCGACACCAACCAGCTGCCCGGCGAGGACACGCTCGCGGAGCCCGACGACGACACGATGCTCGACGAGGGCTACTCCCCGCCGGACCACCCGCGCCCCAACCACTTCGGCGAGACCGCGTGGGAGCAGGCGCACGGCGAGACGCTCAGCCAGCGCCTCGACGAGGAGGAGCCCGAGGTCTGGGAGGAGCGGCGCCCCGGCGACCCGAACGTCGCGCCCGACGGCGCGGGTCAGCTCGTCGAGGACGACGACGCCGTCGCGGCGGGCGGGACCGACGCGTTCGCGATCGAGACCGGCTCGACCGCCGGCACCGTGAGCGCCGAGGAGGCCGCGATCCACGTCGTCGACGACGAGGAGATCGTGCTCGACCAGCTCGAGACCGCCGACGCGGGCGACGACACGTTCGAGGACGAGGACCCGCGCCTCGACACGGACCTCCTGGTCGACGACGTCGCAGCCGGCGCGGACGACGGCACCGACCGCGACGTGGTGGGCGACCTCGGGCTCACCGAGGACCCGAGCAGCACCGACGCGCCGTACCTGGAGCGCGACGACCGGGCCTGA
- the glmS gene encoding glutamine--fructose-6-phosphate transaminase (isomerizing) codes for MCGIVGYVGSQDPSGRPLDVVLEGLRRLEYRGYDSAGVALTCGDGTLTSAKKAGKLANLVEVLDAEPLCESTAAIGHTRWATHGAPNDVNAHPHVVGKLALIHNGIVENYVALKAELLAAGVEFQSETDTEVVAHLVARQYEQTPDLTTALTTVVRRLHGTFTLLAVHADLPDVVVGARHDSPLVVGLGEGENFLGSDVAAFIAHTKEALELGQDQVVTITSTSVEVTDFEGRPAQGRRYTVDWDAAAAEKGGFASFMDKEIHDQPQAVADTLLGRTDLQGRLVLDDLRIDESVLRSVDKIIVIACGTAAYAGHVAKYAIEHWCRIPVEVELAHEFRYRDPVVNEKTLVVAISQSGETMDTLMAVRHAREQGAKVVAIVNTHGSTIPRESDAVLYTHAGPEIAVASTKAFLSQITAAYLLGLYLAQLRGNKFPDEIAEIFEDLRQMPDKIQQVLDRAGRVREIARWMADTSSVLFLGRHVGFPVALEGALKLKELAYIHAEGFAAGELKHGPIALIEPGQPVFVIVPSPRGRDSLHSKVVSNIQEIRARGARTLVVAEDGDEDVRPFADEVFYVPQSPVLLAPLLAVVPLQIFACELATARGLDVDQPRNLAKSVTVE; via the coding sequence ATGTGCGGAATCGTGGGATACGTCGGCAGCCAGGATCCGAGCGGCCGTCCGCTCGACGTCGTGCTCGAGGGGCTGCGACGCCTCGAGTACCGGGGCTACGACTCAGCAGGTGTGGCGCTCACGTGCGGGGACGGGACCCTGACGAGCGCGAAGAAGGCGGGCAAGCTCGCGAACCTCGTCGAGGTCCTCGACGCAGAGCCCCTGTGCGAGTCGACCGCCGCGATCGGTCACACCCGCTGGGCCACGCACGGTGCGCCGAACGACGTCAACGCGCACCCGCACGTCGTCGGCAAGCTCGCGCTCATCCACAACGGCATCGTCGAGAACTACGTCGCGCTCAAGGCCGAGCTGCTCGCCGCCGGGGTGGAGTTCCAGTCGGAGACCGACACCGAGGTCGTCGCGCACCTCGTCGCGCGCCAGTACGAGCAGACGCCCGACCTCACCACGGCGCTGACGACGGTCGTCCGCCGCCTGCACGGCACGTTCACCCTCCTCGCGGTGCACGCCGACCTGCCCGACGTGGTCGTCGGCGCACGGCACGACTCCCCGCTCGTGGTGGGTCTCGGCGAGGGCGAGAACTTCCTCGGGTCCGACGTGGCGGCGTTCATCGCGCACACGAAGGAGGCGCTCGAGCTCGGTCAGGACCAGGTCGTGACGATCACGTCGACCTCCGTCGAGGTCACCGACTTCGAGGGCCGCCCCGCGCAGGGCCGCCGCTACACCGTCGACTGGGACGCTGCCGCCGCCGAGAAGGGCGGCTTCGCCTCGTTCATGGACAAGGAGATCCACGACCAGCCGCAGGCCGTCGCGGACACGCTCCTCGGCCGGACCGACCTCCAGGGCCGGCTCGTGCTCGACGACCTGCGCATCGACGAGTCGGTGCTGCGGTCGGTGGACAAGATCATCGTGATCGCGTGCGGCACCGCCGCGTACGCCGGGCACGTCGCCAAGTACGCGATCGAGCACTGGTGCCGCATCCCGGTCGAAGTCGAGCTCGCGCACGAGTTCCGGTACCGCGACCCGGTCGTCAACGAGAAGACCCTCGTCGTGGCGATCTCGCAGTCGGGCGAGACGATGGACACCCTCATGGCGGTCCGGCACGCGCGCGAGCAGGGCGCCAAGGTCGTCGCGATCGTGAACACGCACGGCTCGACGATCCCGCGCGAGTCCGACGCGGTGCTCTACACGCACGCGGGGCCGGAGATCGCGGTCGCGTCGACCAAGGCCTTCCTGTCGCAGATTACGGCGGCATACCTGCTCGGGCTGTACCTCGCGCAGCTGCGCGGCAACAAGTTCCCCGACGAGATCGCGGAGATCTTCGAGGACCTGCGCCAGATGCCCGACAAGATCCAGCAGGTGCTCGACCGTGCCGGCCGGGTCCGCGAGATCGCCCGCTGGATGGCGGACACGTCGTCGGTGCTGTTCCTCGGCCGGCACGTCGGGTTCCCCGTCGCGCTCGAGGGTGCGCTCAAGCTCAAGGAGCTCGCGTACATCCACGCGGAGGGCTTCGCGGCCGGCGAGCTCAAGCACGGTCCGATCGCGCTCATCGAGCCGGGGCAGCCGGTCTTCGTGATCGTGCCGTCGCCGCGCGGGCGGGACTCGCTGCACTCGAAGGTCGTCTCGAACATCCAGGAGATCCGCGCGCGCGGCGCCCGCACGCTCGTTGTCGCCGAGGACGGCGACGAGGACGTGCGGCCGTTCGCCGACGAGGTGTTCTACGTGCCGCAGTCGCCCGTGCTGCTCGCGCCGCTGCTCGCGGTGGTGCCGCTGCAGATCTTCGCGTGCGAGCTCGCGACCGCGCGCGGGCTGGACGTCGACCAGCCGCGCAACCTCGCGAAGTCGGTCACGGTCGAGTGA
- the rplM gene encoding 50S ribosomal protein L13 codes for MRTYTPKPGDVERNWYVIDATDVVLGRLATHVATLLRGKHKATFAPHVDGGDFVVVINAGKVALTGNKRETKLAYRHSGYPGGLRATAYADLLDKHPERAIEKAVRGMLPKNSLSRAQLSKLKVYVGAEHPHAAQQPKPFEITQVAQQA; via the coding sequence GTGCGCACGTACACCCCGAAGCCCGGCGACGTCGAGCGGAACTGGTACGTCATCGACGCGACCGATGTCGTCCTGGGCCGCCTCGCCACCCACGTGGCCACGCTGCTGCGCGGCAAGCACAAGGCGACCTTCGCCCCGCACGTCGACGGTGGCGACTTCGTCGTCGTCATCAACGCGGGCAAGGTGGCCCTCACGGGCAACAAGCGTGAGACCAAGCTTGCCTACCGCCACTCCGGTTACCCGGGTGGCCTGCGTGCCACCGCGTACGCCGACCTCCTCGACAAGCACCCCGAGCGGGCGATCGAGAAGGCCGTGCGCGGCATGCTCCCGAAGAACTCCCTCTCGCGCGCTCAGCTGAGCAAGCTGAAGGTGTACGTCGGCGCGGAGCACCCCCACGCGGCCCAGCAGCCGAAGCCCTTCGAGATCACCCAGGTCGCTCAGCAGGCCTGA
- a CDS encoding peptide deformylase, whose product MSGTPSGAAALLREQVHRLLDAAQDGVVPIVQAGQPVLRAVAEPYDGQLDAAELGALVELMRRTMHAAPGVGLAAPQIGLSLALAVVEDPGMLDPDVEQVRERPRLPFRVLVNPRYEAVGDERVSFYEGCLSVVGYQAVVARHRSVRLTGADEAGSALDEVLTGWPARIVQHETDHLGGTLYLDRAELRSLARTDELGARWAGEPRPETAARALGFPLR is encoded by the coding sequence GTGAGCGGGACGCCGTCCGGGGCGGCGGCGCTGCTGCGCGAGCAGGTCCACCGCCTGCTCGACGCCGCCCAGGACGGCGTCGTCCCCATCGTGCAGGCCGGCCAGCCCGTGCTCCGCGCCGTGGCCGAGCCGTACGACGGTCAGCTGGACGCGGCCGAGCTCGGCGCGCTCGTCGAGCTCATGCGCCGCACGATGCACGCCGCCCCGGGCGTCGGGCTCGCCGCACCGCAGATCGGGCTGTCGCTCGCCCTTGCTGTCGTGGAGGACCCGGGCATGCTCGACCCCGACGTCGAGCAGGTGCGTGAGCGTCCGCGCCTGCCGTTCCGCGTCCTGGTGAACCCGCGGTACGAGGCGGTCGGCGACGAGCGCGTGTCCTTCTACGAGGGCTGCCTGAGCGTCGTCGGCTACCAGGCCGTCGTGGCGCGGCACCGCTCGGTCCGCCTCACGGGCGCCGACGAGGCGGGGAGCGCGCTCGACGAGGTGCTCACGGGCTGGCCCGCGCGCATCGTGCAGCACGAGACGGACCACCTCGGTGGGACCCTGTACCTCGACCGGGCCGAGCTGCGCTCGCTCGCGCGGACCGACGAGCTCGGCGCCCGCTGGGCCGGCGAGCCGCGCCCCGAGACGGCCGCCCGCGCGCTGGGCTTCCCGCTGCGCTGA
- the glmM gene encoding phosphoglucosamine mutase has translation MGLFGTDGVRGLANRDVTAELALDLSVAAAHVLGSLGEFEGHRPRAVIGRDSRASGEFLSAAVAAGLASAGVDVLNVGVLPTPAVAFLTATLDVDLGVMLSASHNPMPDNGIKFLARGGHKLDDELEVAIEARLREDWERPVGAAVGRIRMDNGQAGADYVEHLVSTIDVSLAGLRIAVDCANGAASEVGPAALRAAGADVVVINASPDGRNINEKCGSTHPEQLQAAVVASGADLGVAFDGDADRCLAVDHTGALVDGDQILGTLAVAMRERGTLTDDTLVVTVMSNLGLRLAMTAAGIRTIETAVGDRYVLEEMRAGGYALGGEQSGHVILAQHATTGDGVLTALQLAARVAGTGQKLEQLASVVQRLPQTLVNVPRVDRARASTDEVLAGAVRAAEVELGDTGRVLLRPSGTEPLVRVMVEAASQDDAERIANGLADVVRAQLAL, from the coding sequence ATGGGTCTGTTCGGGACCGACGGGGTCCGTGGCCTCGCGAACCGGGACGTGACGGCCGAGCTCGCGCTCGACCTGTCCGTGGCCGCCGCGCACGTGCTGGGCTCCCTGGGCGAGTTCGAGGGGCACCGCCCGCGCGCCGTGATCGGCCGCGACTCCCGCGCCTCCGGGGAGTTCCTCAGCGCCGCGGTCGCCGCCGGGCTCGCGAGCGCCGGGGTCGACGTGCTCAACGTCGGCGTGCTGCCGACGCCCGCCGTCGCGTTCCTCACGGCGACGCTGGACGTGGACCTCGGCGTGATGCTGTCGGCGTCGCACAACCCGATGCCGGACAACGGCATCAAGTTCCTCGCGCGCGGGGGCCACAAGCTCGACGACGAGCTCGAGGTCGCGATCGAGGCCCGCCTGCGGGAGGACTGGGAGCGACCGGTCGGTGCCGCCGTCGGGCGTATCCGGATGGACAACGGGCAGGCGGGGGCCGACTACGTCGAGCACCTCGTCTCGACGATCGACGTGAGCCTCGCGGGCCTGCGCATCGCGGTCGACTGCGCGAACGGTGCGGCGAGCGAGGTCGGCCCGGCCGCGCTGCGTGCCGCCGGCGCCGACGTCGTCGTCATCAACGCGTCCCCGGACGGGCGCAACATCAACGAGAAGTGCGGCTCGACGCACCCCGAGCAGCTCCAGGCCGCGGTCGTGGCCTCCGGCGCGGACCTCGGCGTCGCGTTCGACGGCGACGCGGACCGGTGCCTCGCGGTCGACCACACGGGTGCGCTCGTCGACGGCGACCAGATCCTCGGGACGCTCGCCGTCGCGATGCGGGAGCGGGGCACCCTGACCGACGACACCCTCGTCGTCACGGTGATGAGCAACCTGGGCCTGCGGCTCGCGATGACCGCGGCCGGCATCCGCACGATCGAGACGGCCGTCGGCGACCGGTACGTGCTCGAGGAGATGCGCGCGGGCGGGTACGCGCTCGGCGGCGAGCAGTCGGGCCACGTCATCCTCGCCCAGCACGCGACGACGGGAGACGGCGTGCTGACGGCGCTCCAGCTCGCGGCGCGCGTCGCCGGGACGGGCCAGAAGCTCGAGCAGCTTGCTTCGGTCGTCCAGCGGCTCCCGCAGACGCTCGTCAACGTGCCGCGCGTCGACCGGGCTCGCGCCTCGACCGACGAGGTGCTCGCGGGCGCCGTCCGGGCCGCGGAGGTCGAGCTCGGCGACACCGGGCGCGTGCTGCTGCGTCCCTCGGGCACCGAGCCGCTCGTGCGGGTCATGGTCGAGGCCGCGAGCCAGGACGACGCCGAGCGCATCGCGAACGGCCTCGCGGACGTCGTGCGCGCGCAGCTCGCGCTGTGA
- a CDS encoding DedA family protein, with translation MLEEWILALAGSGWIYLGIYVFATIDGFFPPIPSESVVIAVAATAMVGDGPNLGLLVASAAAGAFTGDQIAYAIGSRVDVRRVRFLRGRRGRATLAWAEHALANRGSSFILAARYIPVGRVAVNMTAGALGYRRRRFVALTALAALTWAVYGTAIGVGAGAWLHDHPVIAVVAGVVVGVVLGLLIDWLLRRWLRPGVPVIEQSVLGDLAPTPDLADDPAADAGPAGPLLHETHVTAGVDPRTARPVTSPQRSAHPG, from the coding sequence GTGCTGGAGGAGTGGATCCTCGCGCTCGCGGGCTCCGGGTGGATCTACCTGGGCATCTACGTGTTCGCGACGATCGACGGGTTCTTCCCGCCGATCCCGAGCGAGTCCGTCGTGATCGCCGTCGCGGCGACGGCGATGGTCGGGGACGGGCCGAACCTGGGGCTCCTCGTCGCGTCGGCCGCAGCCGGAGCGTTCACGGGTGACCAGATCGCCTACGCGATCGGCAGCCGCGTCGACGTGCGACGCGTCCGGTTCCTGCGGGGCAGGCGTGGCCGGGCGACGCTGGCGTGGGCCGAGCACGCGCTCGCGAACCGTGGCTCGTCGTTCATCCTCGCCGCGCGGTACATCCCCGTGGGACGGGTCGCCGTGAACATGACGGCCGGCGCGCTGGGCTACCGCCGCCGCCGCTTCGTCGCCCTGACCGCGCTCGCCGCGCTGACGTGGGCCGTCTACGGGACGGCGATCGGCGTCGGTGCGGGGGCCTGGCTGCACGACCACCCGGTCATCGCCGTCGTGGCCGGTGTCGTGGTCGGCGTCGTCCTGGGCCTGCTCATCGACTGGCTCCTGCGCCGGTGGCTGCGGCCGGGCGTCCCCGTCATCGAGCAGAGCGTCCTGGGCGACCTCGCCCCGACGCCGGACCTGGCCGACGACCCCGCGGCGGACGCCGGTCCGGCAGGGCCGCTGCTGCACGAGACGCACGTGACCGCCGGGGTCGACCCCCGCACGGCCCGGCCGGTCACGTCTCCGCAACGATCCGCTCACCCGGGTTAA
- a CDS encoding LLM class F420-dependent oxidoreductase, which yields MRFGLFIPQGWRQDLTGIATADHWNVMNGLAQHADTGDVWESIWVYDHFHAVPEPNGEATHEAWSLINAYAASTRRVRLGQMCTCMAYRNPAYLAKVAATADVISGGRVEMGIGAGWYEHEWRAYGYGFPRAGERLAMLDEGVQIFKQLWTNGTATLDGTHYQVDGAQLSPLPLQTDGPPLWIAGGGEQKTLRIAAEHAQYTNFDGTPETFAHKSEVLRGHCDALGRPFEEITRSANYNVVIGATEAEVDDRIAWAEEHYALTVPNKAPELAQQLRHGPLVGTPEQIVDKLRELEGLGMTYAITYFAEAAYDRSGIELFEREVVPALR from the coding sequence ATGCGCTTCGGACTCTTCATCCCCCAGGGCTGGCGGCAGGACCTCACCGGGATCGCCACGGCCGACCACTGGAACGTCATGAACGGGCTCGCCCAGCACGCCGACACCGGCGACGTCTGGGAGTCCATCTGGGTCTACGACCACTTCCACGCCGTCCCCGAGCCCAACGGGGAGGCCACGCACGAGGCGTGGAGCCTCATCAACGCCTACGCGGCGAGCACCCGCCGGGTCCGCCTCGGCCAGATGTGCACGTGCATGGCCTACCGCAACCCCGCGTACCTCGCGAAGGTCGCCGCGACCGCCGACGTCATCAGCGGCGGCCGCGTCGAGATGGGCATCGGCGCCGGCTGGTACGAGCACGAGTGGCGCGCGTACGGCTACGGGTTCCCGCGCGCCGGGGAGCGGCTCGCGATGCTCGACGAGGGCGTGCAGATCTTCAAGCAGCTCTGGACGAACGGCACGGCCACGCTCGACGGGACGCACTACCAGGTCGACGGCGCGCAGCTCTCGCCGCTGCCGCTGCAGACCGACGGCCCGCCGCTGTGGATCGCGGGCGGCGGCGAGCAGAAGACGCTGCGCATCGCCGCCGAGCACGCGCAGTACACGAACTTCGACGGGACGCCCGAGACGTTCGCACACAAGTCCGAGGTCCTGCGCGGGCACTGCGACGCCCTCGGGCGGCCGTTCGAGGAGATCACGCGCTCGGCCAACTACAACGTCGTGATCGGCGCGACCGAGGCCGAGGTGGACGACCGCATCGCGTGGGCCGAGGAGCACTACGCGCTCACGGTCCCGAACAAGGCTCCGGAGCTCGCCCAGCAGCTGCGGCACGGCCCGCTCGTCGGGACGCCCGAGCAGATCGTCGACAAGCTCCGCGAGCTCGAGGGTCTCGGGATGACCTACGCCATCACGTACTTCGCCGAGGCCGCCTACGACCGCTCGGGCATCGAGCTGTTCGAGCGCGAGGTCGTCCCCGCGCTGCGCTGA
- a CDS encoding holo-ACP synthase encodes MIVGVGIDVVDVTRFVATLERAPGLLERLFTPDERHLPPASLAARFAAKEAIAKSLGAPAGMSWQDATVRRVPGQQPVVEVVGTVAARADELGVARFHLSISHDAGIASAVVVAERDPV; translated from the coding sequence GTGATCGTCGGCGTCGGGATCGACGTGGTCGACGTCACACGGTTCGTGGCGACGCTCGAGCGTGCCCCCGGCCTGCTCGAGCGGCTGTTCACGCCCGACGAGCGGCACCTGCCGCCCGCGTCGCTCGCCGCCCGGTTCGCCGCCAAGGAGGCGATCGCCAAGTCGCTCGGGGCTCCCGCGGGGATGAGCTGGCAGGACGCCACGGTCCGGCGCGTCCCTGGTCAGCAACCCGTCGTCGAGGTGGTCGGGACGGTCGCGGCACGCGCCGACGAGCTCGGGGTCGCGCGGTTCCACCTGTCGATCTCGCACGACGCGGGCATCGCGTCGGCGGTCGTGGTCGCGGAGCGCGACCCGGTCTGA